A part of Miscanthus floridulus cultivar M001 chromosome 6, ASM1932011v1, whole genome shotgun sequence genomic DNA contains:
- the LOC136461947 gene encoding uncharacterized protein, with protein MRSAAPPCPLPNPNPDASPPPAPMTPRAPQLRHQPPHLVLSEAVASWHPFHKKPCHSDRSTAPPSSARLPAETPTPAPSGGGSGGSFRWFGLRKRRRRGAGSRSVSGRSSDRRRSGTCSDFHFTCGAGGGGATDSSGEMWASDVGEMRMRDVPMVTEFGPAPVGGVGAGSGGGAAAEAAAADSGYGSEPGYRGDVELGYGDEIDEEEEDGKQQLFWGGVIGDMNKMKINGDNNFGEQKSHHRCRRKKHDVRMLDSLS; from the exons ATGAGATCCGCCGCACCACCGTGCCCACTTCCCAACCCAAACCCCGATGCGTCCCCACCTCCGGCGCCGATGACACCGCGCGCCCCGCAGCTTCGGCACCAGCCGCCGCACCTCGTCCTTTCCGAGGCAGTCGCCTCCTGGCACCCCTTCCACAAGAAGCCCTGTCACTCGGACCGCTCCACCGCTCCCCCCTCCTCGGCCCGCCTCCCTGCAGAGACTCCGACGCCTGCCCCCTCGGGGGGCGGTAGCGGCGGATCCTTCCGCTGGTTCGGGCTCCGCAAGCGGCGCCGCCGCGGTGCGGGCTCGCGGTCCGTGTCCGGCCGCAGCAGCGACCGCCGGAGATCCGGCACGTGCTCCGACTTCCATTTCACGTGCggcgccggtggcggcggcgccacTGACTCCAGCGGGGAGATGTGGGCGTCGGATGTCGGGGAGATGCGGATGAGGGACGTGCCGATGGTGACGGAGTTCGGCCCGGCGCCCGTTGGTGGGGTTGGTGCCGGGAGTGGTGGCGGCGCTGCAGCGGAGGCAGCGGCCGCCGATTCTGGGTACGGGAGCGAACCTGGGTACCGTGGCGACGTGGAGCTGGGATATGGAGATGAgatcgacgaagaggaggaggatgggaAGCAGCAGCTGTTCTGGGGCGGGGTGATTGGAG ATATGAATAAAATGAAAATCAATGGTGACAATAACTTTGGGGAGCAGAAGAGCCATCACCGTTGCAGGCGCAAGAAGCATGATGTGAGGATGTTGGATTCCTTGAGTTGA